From the genome of Eublepharis macularius isolate TG4126 chromosome 4, MPM_Emac_v1.0, whole genome shotgun sequence:
aggtagcatagaaatgttttaaataaacagccTTGGAAGTGGGTAGTTGTACAACCACTGATACCCACAATGGCACATTACAATTTCAACCTGCGCATAGCTTGAGATCTGCTACGGTTGGCCCTTCTGCATGTACTGACTTTGCAGAATGTAAGACTGGTGACAGATGGGaaaggactttctctgtggttattttattatttcttatcatatctttaaattttaaattgttgGGAttcctttgtttttatattgcttTATACCTTTTGTAAATTGTCCTGAGTATTTTTAAAGTAGTAGGAAAGGATACAATCTTTTAAGTAAAATAAGTAATACATTCATGTAACTGGGTCACAGAACTGGATGCAGGGATTTACCTGTAGAGTACTATACTTTCAGTTCATGTGAATGAAAAGGTTTGTGTGAAattcttctattcattgaatccTTTTCAGGCTGACCCAAATCAGGTGGAGCCGATACAGTCCTGTTTTCCTTGATCCAGAAGTAAGCAAAGAAGCATATGGCAAGCCTCTAGAACAATTATCAGAAGAGGAAAAGGCAGCGCAAGAGCTCAAGACCGTCCGACCCATGAAAGCTGCCCTTTCCAGTGTCTCCAGTTCTGTGTTTTATGATCCATTAATAAGGTCTGAATGCGGCAGTCTGTCAGTGGACCAGCTATATCTACTGCTTAACAAAGAAAAGTTTCATTGATTTTATTGGGAAATGTAGATAATCATCAATATGTATCAGAAATAGCAACAACTATAAATTAAAGGAGCCAGGAAGCACAACATTATTAGGCAGGTGACCTGAAGTCTCAGGGCTCTGTTGGTAGTGCTTTAATGTGGGGTGGATCAATTCAGAAAACTCCTCAGCTTTTCATAAAACAATGTTTCCCATGTCTCAGTGGTTACCTTTCTCACCTGCCTGTTTTCCATGCTTCGTTGTGCAAGGTAAAGCAATGCAGGGATAAGCTTCAGAGGGGATACCGACCCTGTCTCCTCTAGTTTCTATCTACCTGTTTGCAAGCATCTGCTAAATGTAGAGACAGGATACTAAGTTTAAACTGTGTTTTGCTTGCTTGACAGCTTTTATGTTCTTTGCCACTCTGGGTTATTGATCAACAACAGTTCGCGTAGCCCTCACTGAAGGGCTGGCATCTTCTGCCATTGAGCGCCACTGCATGGAATGAGGAGACTTGATGCCATTATTGGAGGGCATCATCTAGTACTAGAGGCAAGGAGATTGTTCCCTTAACACTATGCAGGAGGATGGCTGCTGAGTGGGCAGAAGTCATAACTCACTTCTGCTCTGGGCTGTATTTTCCACTTAGCAGCCACATGCCTGTATGGAACACAGATTGGCAGGCCTCCATCCTTACTTTGCAGTGCCTTCCAGTAAAGTCtaatgcctttctccctaatacaGCAAAGTTTGTCAAGCTGGTAGCCCTCCAGCATACTGCTGTCAGAGCCACCACTGCTATAGACCTTCTCTAGAACAAACACAATGGGAGGATTGACAGCAGATACAAAGTAATTGGCACTCTTGCCCTGAATCTTCATACATAACATTATAGGTGATCAGCGTCATGGTAGAGTTCAGTAATGGGGGTCTTGTGCCTTGGCAATGACTCACATTTGTGCTTTGTCATTACAGCAAATTCACTAACATGATGATGATGGGAGGGAATAAAATTCTGGCCCGGTCCATCATGAATCAGGTATTTATTAATGTTTTGTctcagtgtttatttatttacttcatttatagcctgccttttcccccactggggacccaaagcggcttaccgttgttctctcctccattttatcctcacaacagtcctgtgaggtaggttaggctgtgagaaagtaactggcccaaggtcatgcagtgagcttccgtggcagagtggggatttgaaccgagGTCTCCCATATTCTTGTCCAACAcgctaatcactacaccacactgcctctagCCAATCTGGCAAAGGAGTAGTATCCCTCTTTCAAAAGAGACATAGAAAGTGCCTCTCTCTGCCCTAGTCTTTTGAGTATGACCCCATTTTGTATGTCTTCATTcctatttcttcctttccccatTACTGGCATTTTAACTAAAATTTGCAaacaccacacagggtgtttaaTGTTCCTAATTTATTCTTAGATACAGGGGTAGTCCCACAGGTCTGCAATCAGTTGTATACCCTGGCTTTTTGCATTAGATTCAGAGCAGACTCAGGGGaatttcctgtttttctttttaaaaagtgcttgtgGTTGCTGGGAATGTTTTAAAAGTTGAATGCACTGGCTGGTCTCGGTTCTTTGACCTGAATGAGTCTGGGTCAGGGGCCTCCAGTAGCTAGAAAGGAAGCTCAACAGTTGGGGTCCTGCATTTACTTCTTTTAGAAATGGTCATCTCTGCCCAGAGATACTCAGGTGTATGTGTAATACTTATTCCATTCTGACATAATCCTGCTGCTATGAGAATCCTTCACAGAACTTATACTGTTCTTTGCAATTAAGACTTTAGAAGCCATTAAGAGAAAGCAGCTCGAGCAGTACTATAAAGCCGATGAGAAGGAGAGGGAAAACATTGAGTGCAACCCCTATATCATCTTCCATCAGGCACTGAAAAACTGTGAGCCTATTATTGGATTGATGAATGTCCAGAAAGGAGGTCGAACCTACCAGGTAAGTCAAGAGCTGAGTAGATGATGTCATTATCATCTTCTTCCCTTCAACCCAACCTGGCTTGGCTTGACTTGCATCCTACTGAAAACGGAGCCTGTCTTCCTCATCACTGAGTGGCATTAAGAGACCCCTGCAGCCCACCATTCAGTTGAAGCAAACATTAGATGCAGTCAGAATAACACAGGAAGGCGACGGGGAGCAACTCCAGGTCCCTTCTGTATAGCTGCACACTAGGGCTGCTGCAGCTGGAGTCTACCAGGGCACATTTTAAAGGCATTGACTTTGACAGCAACAGACCTTTCTAGCAAAATGAGCTATTGGAATAACTTTGAAGACATAGTGCAAGCCTTTTAAGGCTCTTAGCCTGACATATATATGTACAGGTGTATAATTAACACTCTGCATATGCTCCATTTTctacattttactttttagttcTGCAGACCTCATGAAGCTGCTGAATAAAGTGTTGGCTGAGGAAGAGTGGTGATCCTTTTTAAGGCTTGGCGAGGCCAGGTTTTATATTGCCTTTAGAAATTTCTGCCCCCATGGCCTAATACATCAGCACTTTGATTGTCCTACTGCGGTTTTTGT
Proteins encoded in this window:
- the MRPS7 gene encoding 28S ribosomal protein S7, mitochondrial — translated: MAASMMERLGLAGQRVYVCSKAWLPGLTQIRWSRYSPVFLDPEVSKEAYGKPLEQLSEEEKAAQELKTVRPMKAALSSVSSSVFYDPLISKFTNMMMMGGNKILARSIMNQTLEAIKRKQLEQYYKADEKERENIECNPYIIFHQALKNCEPIIGLMNVQKGGRTYQVPTPLKDSRRRFLSMKWMLTECRENKHRRTFMHEKLSDELLAAFHNEGPVIKKKQELHKMAESNRAFAHFRWW